TTTATAACAGAATACTGACTAATACAGATTGATGTGCTGAACATTGGAAgacagtggggttttttaatctcTGCAAATGGTTCGTGTTGTGGCTGTTGGACTAATGGACAACTAACTGGAATTAAAATAGCTGAATGTAGCTACTGTGTTATGAGTATTGTAATTCACTAGCCAACGTATTGTCCTGCATTTGCTCAGTGCTGCAGTGAAAATATGTGTAAAACACTGGTAACTGACTGAGAAGTCACAAGAAAGGggtatatttttaatgattaaaaCAGAAACTTGAAATAAGGGAACAAAAGGTAAGGTCTGTATCCTAATGCATTCTGCAAAGCAGGTAGGAACATCTCTGCATCCTCAGATGATTCTGGCTGTGAAGGTTTAACTACTGTGGCTGTGCATCTGCAGTGAGGCTGTTGTTGCTGACACTAAATGAATAGTAGTATCTTGGCTGGTTTGGGTAGCACAAAGAACCTTAACTGTGAATATCTCTTTTAGCCATAGCGTTTCTTTGTTCCTACAGGTAAAACACTGGAGTTATGTCAATGTGTAGTTCACTCCTGTCTAATGTTGAAGGATAGAAAAGCAGTTACTGTTTTCCATTCTGTCTTGCATATATTCTTTCTTAAAATGCTAGTGGAACAAATTCACACCCATATTTAAAGAGCTCTAAGTATAGAGCAGATATAAATTGTCAGGTAACTGTCCTAGGTACTGAACTAATAATCAGTACATTTTTGTGTTGAAAAATTGAAGTATAGAGTGTGTTCCTGTCTTGCTAGAAAGCAGAATTATTTGCTGGTTTAATTATATTTAGGGCTGAAAAGCAATTAAGCAATCAGTGGAGATAGTAATGatgcttcagaaagaaaatggggTGGAAACTTGAATAGCTTACTTCAAGTCAGCATTAGAAATACTGTGCTACTGTTGGCCTAAGGGGCTGGATATTCAAAATTATGGCTTTTTGCCTCACATTGCAGGCGTGTTCTCAGTTTCATCCATAGTTCATGACAACAACAGTGTTCAGGTATATTGGAAAAATGGTATTGCTTCTAACCTTTTTAAAGATGATTGTAGATGTATTAGGCTTTTGGGTATTGAATGTTTCTGGACAAGAAGGTGGAAAGCAGTAAACCATGGTGAGTAAGGTTAACCTAGCTCAGCTGTGTAGATGCTGTCCAAATTCTGCCAGTCCCAATGAGCACAAGGTTGCTGAACCCCCTTAGGTATTCAGTGTTTATAGGCAGCATCAGTCTCAGCAAATCATGCCATTAATGTTATTTCATTCATGTTTGTCTCCCCAGTTTTTCTGAAATGGTGTACAGAATGTTTTTATACAAATGAGCTTTTGAATGTAGACTTAAAGCATATTGCTTGAAGTTGAGCTCTACTCTCCTAATTCCTAAGGCACACAGCACTCACTGACATCCAGAGAGGTGCTATGATAGCTTTTAACCAGTGTTAGCTTTGTCCCCTGCTGAAAGGAAGCGCTTGAGCAGCACTGAAATATGTACCTGGCTGTCCATCTGCTGCCAGCTTGGAGCTGGAACTACCTTGTGTAAGAAATCATTCTGTCTTGTTTAATGAAGAATGTGTGCTAGTTCCCTcgagaataaaagaaaatactgggaGAACTCTTCAACCTTATCCCAGGTTTTGTTGTGAGCTGTATCAGACTGAAGTGAGGGTATCTGCATTTTTACCAGTCcagatttaatgaaaaataaatgttagatGAATTGcataaagtaatttttgaatGTAATTaaatgtgactttttaaaatattagatgGGGGTTCTATGCCTTAAATAATTAAGGTAACTTTACTGAGACCTGTGGTTAGCCCCACATTTTACTTTTATACATATATCTGCACTCTGTATTTTGAGACATCATGAACTGCACActaatgtaaaaatgtaaaatatttctaaatttaaaataaatcactttacAATTTTACTCCTTGTAGTGGATTTTGGGAGTCTTCTTTCTGCCACTTTGCTGAATGTATGAAACATGCTGTGACTCATCAGTGCCCTGCAGGATGTTCTGTGCACCTTCTGACACCATCCATCCTGTGGGAGAGGCAACAAgtctgcagagctcctgcctgcaggtcTGCAGTCtttcttctgtctctctttCAAGCTGGATCTGTATCTTACAACAGACTATGGACCTACCATTcagctgtgctgtctgcagctACACGAGAGAAAAGAAATGGCCTTACTATTCATAcaattctaaaattatttttttaaatgtgttaatAGAAAACTCCTTGCAGTTACCCTGCATCTGCAGTTAGGTGCTGCATCATGTTTAAAACAAGATGCTTACCTTGAATAGACTAGACTTGTAGTACTAGAAGCTATGACCTAGCATTAGTTGCGGGGCACGTGTTCAGTTTGCTGATTGCAAACCAGTGTCTTCAAGAAAAAGAACACAACCAAATGGCTGTGGACTGACAAGGTGGtgattggtcaaaggttggactcaatgaccttagAGGTCTCTTTTACATcctaaattattctgtgcttctgtctTTAGGAAAACAGCTCTTCAGACTGAGCGGGTTTTAGTGACAGCCTGCTGATCAGCCACTCTCCTGGACTCCACTCATCAGCCTTGGACTTGGTAATCGCAGGAAGGACAGACTGCTGTGGATTCAACCCTGCTTTGCTTGCCAGCCTACTGAAGCAATGAAGATTTGCAGCAACATGTAgctaaatgtttttttctatgTGCTTTTGGCAGGACGGAGCCACTTCTCCATActtattttaaagcagtaaaGATAAAGTAAATGTGGGCACAGGCTGTAAGAGATGTATTCTGCGTGGTTTCCAAGTCAGGGGTAAAGGGTGAAGCagaggttttattttgaaatcagCACAACAAACTTTTAAGACTCTCATCTTCTAGCAACTCGAGCCAGACACCAGGTTTTTTAGCAgttaaaatttacatttgtttCTAGCACAGACAGTACACAAGTTGGCAGAACCTCTAATTAAAACCGTAGATATTTTAGGCCCATGGTAACAATCGTGCAACAAAAATGTATCACAGAAGACTGTGGATTTCATCAACAGGTTAGAAAACTAGAGTTTCCTTTACAGGGATTTGACTTCAGCTGTGCCAATATTGGCTCTAAGCAACTTGAACATTACTGGTTCAGCAGCAAAGAACATCACATGCATCTTCCTCCCTAAGtaacatttttctctgcttgtaCTAGGAAAGGGAGCAATTAGATGAATCTGATTAGGCAAATCCAGAGCcatccttcaaaaaaaaaaaaaaaaccagctatCAACAGTCATTCCTACTAAGTGAAGAAAGAGGCAAAACATGGACTGGAAGGCTTTCCTTATAGCAGAGCATCTGACCCATTTCTGCCTTCCCTCCTATGCTGTAGTCAAGTTCCCAGATTTCTAATCTCCCAGGAGAAATCCACAATCCATTCAACTCAAGACTTGGACACCAAATGAGAAACCACATAAGTATCTTGGAGGCAACATGTCTTGAATTATATTGCAACTGGACATTCTGTATTTTGAGTCCCCTGCTCCATATACAGCAACTGTGCAGGGTTACTCGAAGAGAAGGTCTTCATCCTTCTCTTCTGCTAAGAGATTGGCTGGCTCACTTTCCTCACCAGCAGCCCTCCGCAGCTCCCGTTCTTGGTCAGACTTTTCTTtcaagacttttttcttttcctggatcTTTTTAAGCCTGTGAAGAGAAGTGCAGCTTTATCTGTGAAGCAAATATGTTTTCATATAGCAGTTAGTAGCTATGCCATACAACTTGGCCTTGATAAAGCTACCTGGAAAAGttccacagaaaacaaaaattctctAACAAATACCAAATTTggcaaaatggcaaaaataaaaggctATTATTGCTAGCTGCTGCAATTGAAAAACTTAACCAGACTATAAATTATATTCTTGACCCTAAACACTGCATTATACTATTCTGCTTGTGTTTGATCAAGTTCATTCCTCTTTCATTCATTTCAGgtttgacatttttgtttcaggtGACCCAGAACATTGACTGTATTGGCAAAGGTGTAGTTGAAGCAGAACACCTCAGGGTACCGTATCACATCATTCCCTCTGCAAGAATGACAGCTATGTACAAATTAATGGAAGGGATTAATTTATAACTTTCAACAAGTAATTGGTGAGTGCCTAGCTCTGGAAATTCCATGTGCAGTAAGAATGAGGTCATGTTTAACAGTGTTTGCTTCCAGATTTGGTGAACAGTTCTCCTAACTCCCTTCTGAGGAGTGGTCTGTGTTAGGAAGAGACCAGTCTAGTCTTTTGACTAGTCTTTTACCTGTAGAATTCCTCTCGTTCTCGTTCATCCAGTTCTGTGATGATATAAGAAAGAGTACGCTCGATCCTGGGAATaatcactaaaaaaaatataaggaagTTGGGACTACTGTTATATTAGCCAAGAAGTTACCTAATGTACTGCACAGATGTTGTTTGAAGTCAATTTAGTAATTCTTTTTGCTAGGGGAAATCTTATGTCTTTCATGGAAGATCATACTATTTCCTGAGAGACAAGtacacaaaatataaaaatgtccTGACAAGGGGgcaaaatttgaattaaaactACGTTCTTCCATCACATTGTTTCAGAAACTTCAGTATAGCACCTTTACTCAGAATTATCCATTTAAAAAGGCCatcatgaaaacaaatattcaaaTACAACACCATCACAAAAGATAAGACACTAAACACAGCTTTAACACCAAACTGCACAAGCTCTGTGTCAGAATCTTTTGTTGAAAGAAGAAACCTGTTACCAGCACTACCAAAATTATTTGGAAGGCTGCAGAGGAAACCTTTTCTAAGTCATATTCTCAGTGACAAGCTGCAGTTAAGGCCTCTATGTTAAAAGAAACCAGTCCaagaaaaactgctgaaaaGGATGATTTGGAAACATGGACTGACTGATGTTACTGTGTACatgcaaaaattattaaatccAGGACATCAAAACTCAGAAAGCAACTTGAAACAGTCAAAGCAGTCTGGACACTGCAGCAAAAGGAATCACAGCCAATGTTGGGATTGTAGTAGCACTTAAGAAATGGCAAGAAACAAATTTACAAACAAGAACACGAAGAACAAAGAATTCAgatcaaagaaaaataccaggGTATTGCCATAAGGACTGCTCCATCCAGAACCAAGAAGTCACCAGCCTCTCCACTGGCACCACCATTACAGTTTTAAACTTCGTAAGAGTGATTTaaagttaaatatattttagttgTTTGAAGTTTATTATGCTAGCTATTGAAACATCTTAACACACAGAAACATCCTATCTTTTGCTTCTAGTCAACAGCCTTCACCAGTTAACTCAAAGTCACTAACAGGGACTGCAGAATGTTTGTAAAACTTTTGTCCTGTTGGGTCTTAATACAATTTCCTGATTACTTTCTCATGTTTGCCTATTCATTTATCTCTGTGTCCTCCAGTCCATTCCACcgggcttttaatttttttctttcttgcaatATGCCTAATTGTAACGCTTTTTAGAAAGCATTCTTGAAGTGGTGAGAAATTCTAAGAAAGAATGACTTCCTTGACCCTGCTCCTTATCTTGCACGGAGACAGAAAAATGTTATGCATCCCAAATGGAAAAGTACTCACCATGTTCAATTGCATTCACACGTCTGTTTGTTATTTTAATGGCTTCATCCAAAGTAATAAAGGATGTCTGGTGGAATGGGATTAAATAGTTAATACATAACAAATTCAACATTTCCATCAATTCTgtacaaaaaaacaaagagcacTTGAAAGCCAAGTCTATAATGTAGCTTTACAAACTATGTCCTTGTTAGAAGCAGAATGTGTTCTAGTAATGTCACTAGCAAGCTGAATACTGCACATTAGCAGTTACAAATACCAACTCTCCCAAAAAGTTTCTTCTGAGCATTAAAGAATAAGGATTCCTCTGAAGCAGTAATATGGCTAAAAAAGGTTTGCAACTTTGTACAGCACTGAGACTAAATTAAGCTACAACTACTGAAAGATAAtactttcatttcagaaaagtgAGAAACCAACAATCCTATTCTCTCACCAACCTGTAACGAGGCCAGTTCCACAAGCAGCTCCACAGCTTTGGCATAGTTCCTCTTCAGCTTAGCCAGCTGTTCTCCACCTCTGGCCAAGCCAGTCAGCTCatagcctgaaaaaaaaaaaaaaaattgttactaTTGCTATTATAGTGATTCCTTACTAGATAAAAATTAATACTTTACACACTACAGGGATATAAAGAGCTTATCAAGTGAGAAGCTAAAGCCTTTGTCCATTAACAAATTGTCTTTATGGTGTATTTTGTCGTGCATATTTCTAGTAACACTTAGAAGTCTCAAAATCTGGGTATACAAGTCTTCTCCTCACCTGAAAAACTCACTGATTTCGTAAAGTAGAATCTATTAGAAATTCCTAATAATCCCTCCATGTCACAGGAGCAGGCAAAACATCAAAGGAAGTAAGTACCCATATGCCTATGATGTAAACTGACTTACCATTAAGACATGACAATATTTCTGTATGAGCATGGAATAGCTATAAGTacacaaagacagaaaacacttgTGTTCTACTTACTGTCCCCTCCTTCCTGGTAATGCTCAAAAACTGGCAAGGTTACACCTGACAAAAGCGAACAAAAATGCATGTCAGAGACATAAAGGGTTACAGATTTATGAAGTACAGCTCACTTTTACCCCATTTGCTTCTAATTATGTAATAGCAGAAGCTTTGTTTACAAAATATTCCTACATAGCTTGGAATGATTAAGTCATGCTGGCTCTGACATAAAATACGGAACTTCAGAATTATGTTGAGTTTGCAGAGATCAAGACCCATGAAAAATTCAGGGAAGTATTCTGGTTCATTCCGTTTTATTATATTTAGTAATATGTTCCCTTTGCTTaaggaatattttattcattcaaTCCTAATGTATCTGTCTTGTTTTCTTCATAGAAAACTGTGTGGATAGACAATTGTTTGAAATTAGTTTAACTTTGGGGCTTAACTCCCAATCTGTTTTCCAGTAAAGCTCTATGGAAGTTACACTTTGTccaaaaattcagaaattgGACTGAAGTTTAGacacattcattttattttataagaGGTAAGTAACCAAATATAAAAATCATAAGCTGTatgtgaaaaaaaccaacaaattaCAAGTGTTCCTACAGACAGATAggtaaggaaaaaaggagacagTGTTTGGATACATTCCTGCCTATTTCCAAGTCTCCTCCCACAATTCCCTTACGAGTTGAAGTACTCAGGGCCTAGAAAGGAGTCACCGTCACCTGCTACATTGTCTTTTTTAGCTCTGATCTTGACTTGTGCTTTGTTCACATTTTGGATCACAGTGGTACTGtaaggaagaaaacacaaatccTAATCAGGAAAGTTGAAGAGGTTCATTAACTCATCATTATAGACAAGATGAATCAGTTATCAAATAGCTGCAAGGACCTGGAAAGTGTTATCAGCTCAGTTCTCCTTGCAATTCATTGCAGAGTCTTCAAAGTTAACACATAAGCTTTGAAAGAAACAGGTTGCCAGCAAAGTTTGGAAAAGATGCAGAGTCTATGAAatgtaactttaaaaatgtcttaGACCAAGTTTacaaagcacagctgaaaaACTAGCCAGTTATccagcaaattattttaatagcattGAGTTGAATCAACCTGTAAGATTTCTTTCACAATGAAAGTGAAGGAATTTCAAGGCTTTAAATGCAAACCAAGCCTACaacattttgttcattttagTTTCTAAGTATTTGTTCTTTCAGATCATTAATGAGTTTATTTACCCACTACCATATTAACAAACTCAGACTTGTACAACAATTGATCTTGAAGCATTCCAAAGTAACTTAAAGTCTTCAAAGAACGGGTCACTACAGCTAACTCCTCTGCTGAAGTCCAGTTTACTTACAGGGTGGAATCTGACTTGTTTATAGCTAAACACAGTGACTAGTTAGGACAGGAAACAGCACTAGATCCAAATGAAAGGGCAAAAAGACTTTTCTTCAGCAGCAGGCAGATTACTACTGTGTCTGATCACATGGCTCTTCCCCATTAGTTGGTAGTACCATCAGCTGAATCTTAAACACTTCCCCATGCACACCTGAAAGAATTACACAAACACCCTAGACAGAActgtaatttattaaaatacaattaaagtatcctgctggaagaaaagcatttgtttcCCCTCTTGCATACAGCCCTCTCTAGCCCTAGTGAGACAAAGGTCAGTGAGGTAGGAGATAACAACTGGTAAAATCACTGTGTGACTTACTGGCAGAAAAGAGCACACATTACATCTATCCCTCAAATTCACATGAAAGACCAAATTAACAAATTGTCCAATACTCTGATATAAATTCTTGCTTCCCTGCATTTTTGATTCCAAGCCACAAAAAGCAATACCTTCTCAAACCACAGACAAAAAGTTTTGGCAATCTTTCCACTTTGTTTAGCTTCCAATGGAGTAAATGTTTTCATCATGCAAgttctctctctcctgccttTACATAACAGAATTTAGTTCATCCCGTCCACTGTCATCTTTTTTGAGATGCCTTTaagaattaacatttttttccaaaagagaaaataataatttgttgATAGCTCTTTCCCATAGGTAGGACAGCCTCATGAAAGCCCAGCAATCCTCACCTGAAATCTCCTGCTGTGAACTTTGCCTCAGCAAGTGAAAAGGCAGCTTCTCTCATCACCTCACCCATCAGCATCTtagtctgtttaaaaaaaaaaaaaaaaaaaaaaaaaggcagcaaatacAAGGCACATTGTTACTACTTTTCCAGGATAAATACCTAGCAGcataaagagaagaaattgaAGAGAGTGAGAAGGTCCTATAAGCATAGCTTACTCTCAAACTGGAAATTGTAATTCTCAGGTGACtgtcaaaaaaagagaaatatttcagctgtgTCACATTGTAGAACtcatagaaaaagcaaaagatttGTCTTAATAATGAAATTCTATTACATGAGTGTTAAATAACAACAATAAAGTGGCTCAGTAGGGAAAGACTCTTGTTTCACATTGTATGGAATATTATGAGACAGCTGAAATTGGTTTTCAACATACAAATGTATACAGCTTTGTGAAGCTGCACTCTCTTCCCACtctattttttcccaatttttacagatttttagcCCTTGTAGCTAAAAACTATTGAGAAGCACCAGCCTTTGTGTGTTAGACAATGTACAGGAAGCAATGAAAGATGATGAGAGCTTGTCTACAGTGTGGCAACAAAGGACCACTGCTAACCATgaacactgcagcagctgcagctaaAACAGTACAACTAAACCTATCTGATAGGGCAGAACACAACAACACAGAGTAGGCTCTACTGACTATCTCAGATTTGTCATCCATGTTACAAAGAAAGAAGCAGGACTGTTTCTTCATAAAGGAACAGGTCCCATCTGAACAAAACTTCTGCTTGCTAGTGTACCTAGTCATGCAGGAAACTATATAGATATGCAGTATCCCCTCAAGccagaaaagcaataaaaatgggGCTACAGAACATTTTGATACCAATCCTAAAGTATTTGGTAGCATCAGAGCAAATTCCCTGTAATATAGAAGAGATGATAGGGAACTTGGGAcacaaaagaaagcagaggcTAAGACTGTCTGGAAAGAGGGGAAGAATATTAACTCTTCCAAGTTTCTGTATCATTGCAGCCAAAGAAACATAATTCTGCTCATGTGTTCTCAGTAATCTCACTTACAAAAAACAGGCTAGCCAGAAAGTCATCCTATATTCCAGCCTATCTAATCAAGTTAGGAGAATAGGAATGCACAACAGACAGAACAGTAAAGTGAgccaaacaaaggaaaattctAATTTACCTACCTCAATAATTTTCTTAAGGATCTGCCTGAATCGAAGCGTCAAAGCATCAGATTTTTTCTTCAAGAGGTTACGACCTGTTTGGGCTCCTTTCAAACGAGCCTTCATGATGGTCTGAGCCCTGGTAAGCagaggaataaagaaaaaacatcctCCATCATCTGAAGGGATTAGGAAAAAACATGAAGTTTTCTGACATGCATATGACTGAAATTATGAAGCAACCATGAAACACGATTGCAGTAAAACAAGATAGCCACTTCAGGACAGAATTTTAGATTCCCATTTAAAATCAAGGGAAATTATATTTATCTCCATCATCAATGATAACTACTAGGTTATTATCTGTGAAGTCAAAGCTCATGGAAAATTGACAAGACATCTCTCAGTGCTTCTGTAATAGGAAAtaagagttttcatttttcttcatgacTTGGAAGTACCAGAAATCAAACTACTCCAAATACCCAGTGTCACTGTGACATGGGTATTGCTTTTAAGTTCTTTTACTGCCATGCCACCTTCTCAAAATCAGACAAAGCAAATTCTTCACGTGGTCATAACAGTTGATGCCATGTTCTGATTTTACAGAGCAAGAAGATGCAGCAGTTGTACATTCTGATTTTCCTTAGCTTATGCTTATATGCTGCATAGGAGATTTACAAGCTACCAAAGACAATCAAAAGCAGCAACAATTTTAAAGGGATATTAGTGAGTTAGCTGTAGCTTTCACCTTTACATCCAGTAGCACACTTATAGGTTTCTTGTGTGAAATTAGGGACTGTACTGCTTTCTACATGCAACCACTGTGCACAAAGGACACTGCTTAAGTCAAGTTCTTACACACTTCCTCTCTGACCTTGGAAAAGATAAGTATAATTAAGA
The window above is part of the Vidua macroura isolate BioBank_ID:100142 chromosome 6, ASM2450914v1, whole genome shotgun sequence genome. Proteins encoded here:
- the ATP6V1D gene encoding V-type proton ATPase subunit D isoform X2, whose translation is MKARLKGAQTGRNLLKKKSDALTLRFRQILKKIIETKMLMGEVMREAAFSLAEAKFTAGDFSTTVIQNVNKAQVKIRAKKDNVAGVTLPVFEHYQEGGDSYELTGLARGGEQLAKLKRNYAKAVELLVELASLQTSFITLDEAIKITNRRVNAIEHVIIPRIERTLSYIITELDEREREEFYRLKKIQEKKKVLKEKSDQERELRRAAGEESEPANLLAEEKDEDLLFE
- the ATP6V1D gene encoding V-type proton ATPase subunit D isoform X1 translates to MSAKDRIEIFPSRMAQTIMKARLKGAQTGRNLLKKKSDALTLRFRQILKKIIETKMLMGEVMREAAFSLAEAKFTAGDFSTTVIQNVNKAQVKIRAKKDNVAGVTLPVFEHYQEGGDSYELTGLARGGEQLAKLKRNYAKAVELLVELASLQTSFITLDEAIKITNRRVNAIEHVIIPRIERTLSYIITELDEREREEFYRLKKIQEKKKVLKEKSDQERELRRAAGEESEPANLLAEEKDEDLLFE